One Phaseolus vulgaris cultivar G19833 chromosome 2, P. vulgaris v2.0, whole genome shotgun sequence DNA window includes the following coding sequences:
- the LOC137809186 gene encoding uncharacterized protein — translation MDAAIPVTLVGPKVSFTGTEDLGVGGSDAVRCKLFMSTLAGTVMDWFISLLDGHVTSFPQLTKLFKAQYIANRAPPSISYDLFDVRQYQGESLKEFLHRFGAQVVRLNLKDEKMMVHAFRKGIVPGPFSESLIQNHPKTFAEIRRRAVAHIVAKEEVSEKRTCVVPTRARATGRSQTLRVHEETTEMKTPVKQQPYQPRKPNARGRGRDTVPPRHDFVVELKDLIIIPNVAERLKVPPKTDKRLGPNKNAWCEFQQAFSHLIRNCLALGHQLDELVKNGLLRDYLQEKHGTEDMAATGGGPGHEVPVHGEVHTIT, via the coding sequence ATGGATGCAGCAATACCAGTCACGCTCGTAGGGCCCAAGGTGTCCTTCACTGGGACAGAGGACCTAGGTGTTGGGGGCTCCGATGCGGTGCGATGCAaactgttcatgagcactttagCAGGAACAGtgatggactggttcattagcctccttGATGGCCATGTAACATCGTTCCCGCAACTCACAAAGCTGTTCAAGGCACAATACATCGCGAATCGAGCTCCCCCGTCAATCTCTTATGATCTCTTTGATGTAAGACAGTATCAAGGAGAGTCTTTGAAGGAGTTCCTCCACCGCTTTGGAGCGCAAGTGGTGAGGTTgaaccttaaagacgaaaagaTGATGGTGCACGCGTTCAGGAAGGGCATTGTGCCAGGACCCTTCAGCGAGTCACTCATCCAAAACCATCCTAAGACCTTCGCCGAGATAAGGCGCCGCGCGGTAGCTCATATTGTGGCGAAGGAAGAAGTTAGTGAAAAGCGCACATGTGTGGTTCCCACGCGGGCGCGCGCGACAGGTCGTTCTCAAACCCTAAGGGTGCACGAGGAAACGACAGAGATGAAGACCCCTGTGAAGCAGCAACCCTATCAACCAAGAAAGCCAAATGCGAGGGGGCGCGGGAGAGATACCGTGCCGCCAAGGCACGACTTCGTGGTAGAATTGAAGGACCTCATTATTATCCCAAATGTAGCTGAGAGGCTAAAGGTACCTCCCAAGACCGACAAGAGGctcgggcccaacaagaacgcctggtgtgagttccagcAAGCATTCAGCCATCTCATACGCAATTGCTTAGCGCTGGGACACCAGCTAGACGAGTTGGTGAAGAACGGTCTCCTAAGGGATTatttacaagaaaaacatgGGACAGAGGACATGGCGGCAACAGGGGGTGGCCCGGGGCATGAAGTCCCCGTACACGGTGAGGTCCACACCATCACATGA